One window from the genome of Bubalus kerabau isolate K-KA32 ecotype Philippines breed swamp buffalo chromosome 17, PCC_UOA_SB_1v2, whole genome shotgun sequence encodes:
- the ZNF276 gene encoding zinc finger protein 276 isoform X1 — protein sequence MKRDRLGRFLSPAASRQRGSSGRGSCGGGRARGRPARSGPDVAEAAAVVAARLGWGPARPCGDAGEDGADEAGTARALAMGHCRLCHGKFSSRSLRSISGRAPGESSERPPPGDRVFIRDFQRLLGVAVRQDPALSQFICKNCHAQFYQCHGLLTSFLQRVNVPPTGRRKPCAKVGVQPRMGPAEGACVVDLIASSPQGLRGLVGWVHRHAAGCGALPSLQRTLSSEYCGVIRAMWGCDQGHDYTMDADSSCGALLLDSALGVKWTWDKDSAPRLPQHRGFNPTGAAPQSSQGRAAAAGAETETLPSMDTSRLPSDGDPVGPGPGPPSQPSLPPGGAPGQLGEKQVPSPASDDRVKDEFSDLSEGDFLSEDENDKKQNTQSSDESFEPYPGKKVSGRKSESKEAKKSEEPKIRKKPGPKPGWKGKPRCEREELPTIYKCPHQGCTAVYRGADGMKKHIKEHHEEVRERPCPHPGCNKVFMIDRYLQRHVKLIHTEVRNYICDECGQTFKQRKHLLVHQMRHSGAKPLQCEVCGFQCRQRASLKYHMTKHKAETELDFACDQCGRRFEKAHNLNVHMSMVHPLTQAPEAPPRPAAGQVVKAEPT from the exons ATGAAGCGGGACCGGCTCGGGCGCTTCCTGTCGCCCGCGGCGTCCCGGCAGCGCGGGAGTTCGGGCCGCGGTAGTTGTGGCGGAGGCCGGGCCCGGGGCCGCCCCGCCCGCAGCGGTCCCGACGTGGCCGAGGCGGCTGCTGTGGTGGCGGCGCGGCTGGGCTGGGGCCCGGCGCGGCCCTGCGGGGACGCGGGCGAGGACGGCGCAGACGAGGCAG GAACAGCCCGGGCCCTGGCCATGGGGCACTGTCGCCTTTGTCATGGGAAGTTCTCCTCCCGGAGTCTCCGCAGCATCTCCGGCAGGGCACCTGGGGAGAGCTCAGAAAGGCCACCCCCTGGGGACCGTGTTTTCATCCGGGATTTCCAGCGCCTCCTGGGTGTGGCTGTCCGCCAGGACCCAGCTCTGTCCCAGTTTATCTGCAAGAACTGCCATGCCCAGTTCTACCAGTGCCACGGCCTCCTCACATCTTTCCTGCAGCGAGTCAATGTTCCCCCGACAGGCCGCCGGAAGCCTTGTGCAAA GGTCGGTGTCCAGCCACGGATGGGGCCGGCGGAGGGAGCATGTGTGG TGGACCTGATTGCTTCGAGCCCCCAGGGCCTGCGTGGCTTGGTGGGGTGGGTGCACAGACACGCGGCCGGCTGCGGGGCCCTACCTAGCCTCCAGAGGACGCTGTCCTCCGAGTACTGTGGTGTCATCCGGGCCATGTGGGGCTGCGACCAGGGCCATGACTACACCATGGACGCCGACTCCAGCTGCGGGGCCCTCTTGCTGGACAGTGCTTTGGGTGTCAAGTGGACATGGGACAAGGATTCAGCCCCGCGACTCCCCCAGCATCGGGGGTTCAACCCCACCGGGGCTGCCCCTCAGAGCTCCCAAGGCAGAGCAGCTGCGGCTGGGGCTGAAACCGAGACACTCCCCAGCATGGACACAAGCCGGCTTCCTTCAGATGGTGACCCAGTGGGGCCGGGGCCGGGCCCCCCGTCTCAGCCAAGCCTCCCCCCAGGTGGGGCCCCAG GGCAATTGGGTGAGAAGCAGGTTCCATCTCCAGCCTCGGATGATCGGGTAAAAGACGAGTTCAGTGACCTTTCTGAGGG AGATTTCCTGAGTGAAGATGAAAATGACAAGAAGCAGAACACCCAGTCCTCGGATGAGTCCTTTGAGCCGTACCCAGGAAAGAA GGTGTCTGGTAGGAAGAGTGAAAGCAAAGAAGCCAAGAAGTCAGAAGAACCAAAAATCCGAAAGAAACCTGGGCCTAAGCCGGGCTGGAAGGGCAAGCCACGGTGTGAGAG GGAGGAACTGCCCACCATCTACAAGTGTCCGCACCAGGGCTGCACGGCCGTGTACCGCGGGGCCGACGGCATGAAG AAGCATATCAAGGAGCACCACGAGGAGGTCCGGGAGAGGCCCTGCCCACACCCCGGCTGCAACAAGGTGTTCATGATCGACCGCTACCTGCAGCGCCACGTCAAGCTCATCCACACAG AGGTGCGGAACTACATCTGTGATGAGTGTGGACAGACCTTCAAGCAGCGGAAGCACCTCCTGGTCCACCAGATGCGCCACTCGGGAGCCAAGCCTCTGCA GTGTGAGGTCTGCGGGTTCCAGTGCCGGCAGCGGGCATCCCTGAAGTACCACATGACCAAGCACAAGGCTGAGACAGAGCTGGACTTTGCCTGCGACCAGTGTGGCCGGCGGTTTGAGAAGGCACACAACCTCAACGTGCACATGTCCATGGTGCACCCGCTGACGCAGGCCCCGGAGGCCCCGCCCAGGCCCGCAGCAGGACAGGTGGTGAAGGCTGAGCCCACCTGA
- the ZNF276 gene encoding zinc finger protein 276 isoform X3 → MGHCRLCHGKFSSRSLRSISGRAPGESSERPPPGDRVFIRDFQRLLGVAVRQDPALSQFICKNCHAQFYQCHGLLTSFLQRVNVPPTGRRKPCAKVGVQPRMGPAEGACVVDLIASSPQGLRGLVGWVHRHAAGCGALPSLQRTLSSEYCGVIRAMWGCDQGHDYTMDADSSCGALLLDSALGVKWTWDKDSAPRLPQHRGFNPTGAAPQSSQGRAAAAGAETETLPSMDTSRLPSDGDPVGPGPGPPSQPSLPPGGAPGQLGEKQVPSPASDDRVKDEFSDLSEGDFLSEDENDKKQNTQSSDESFEPYPGKKVSGRKSESKEAKKSEEPKIRKKPGPKPGWKGKPRCEREELPTIYKCPHQGCTAVYRGADGMKKHIKEHHEEVRERPCPHPGCNKVFMIDRYLQRHVKLIHTEVRNYICDECGQTFKQRKHLLVHQMRHSGAKPLQCEVCGFQCRQRASLKYHMTKHKAETELDFACDQCGRRFEKAHNLNVHMSMVHPLTQAPEAPPRPAAGQVVKAEPT, encoded by the exons ATGGGGCACTGTCGCCTTTGTCATGGGAAGTTCTCCTCCCGGAGTCTCCGCAGCATCTCCGGCAGGGCACCTGGGGAGAGCTCAGAAAGGCCACCCCCTGGGGACCGTGTTTTCATCCGGGATTTCCAGCGCCTCCTGGGTGTGGCTGTCCGCCAGGACCCAGCTCTGTCCCAGTTTATCTGCAAGAACTGCCATGCCCAGTTCTACCAGTGCCACGGCCTCCTCACATCTTTCCTGCAGCGAGTCAATGTTCCCCCGACAGGCCGCCGGAAGCCTTGTGCAAA GGTCGGTGTCCAGCCACGGATGGGGCCGGCGGAGGGAGCATGTGTGG TGGACCTGATTGCTTCGAGCCCCCAGGGCCTGCGTGGCTTGGTGGGGTGGGTGCACAGACACGCGGCCGGCTGCGGGGCCCTACCTAGCCTCCAGAGGACGCTGTCCTCCGAGTACTGTGGTGTCATCCGGGCCATGTGGGGCTGCGACCAGGGCCATGACTACACCATGGACGCCGACTCCAGCTGCGGGGCCCTCTTGCTGGACAGTGCTTTGGGTGTCAAGTGGACATGGGACAAGGATTCAGCCCCGCGACTCCCCCAGCATCGGGGGTTCAACCCCACCGGGGCTGCCCCTCAGAGCTCCCAAGGCAGAGCAGCTGCGGCTGGGGCTGAAACCGAGACACTCCCCAGCATGGACACAAGCCGGCTTCCTTCAGATGGTGACCCAGTGGGGCCGGGGCCGGGCCCCCCGTCTCAGCCAAGCCTCCCCCCAGGTGGGGCCCCAG GGCAATTGGGTGAGAAGCAGGTTCCATCTCCAGCCTCGGATGATCGGGTAAAAGACGAGTTCAGTGACCTTTCTGAGGG AGATTTCCTGAGTGAAGATGAAAATGACAAGAAGCAGAACACCCAGTCCTCGGATGAGTCCTTTGAGCCGTACCCAGGAAAGAA GGTGTCTGGTAGGAAGAGTGAAAGCAAAGAAGCCAAGAAGTCAGAAGAACCAAAAATCCGAAAGAAACCTGGGCCTAAGCCGGGCTGGAAGGGCAAGCCACGGTGTGAGAG GGAGGAACTGCCCACCATCTACAAGTGTCCGCACCAGGGCTGCACGGCCGTGTACCGCGGGGCCGACGGCATGAAG AAGCATATCAAGGAGCACCACGAGGAGGTCCGGGAGAGGCCCTGCCCACACCCCGGCTGCAACAAGGTGTTCATGATCGACCGCTACCTGCAGCGCCACGTCAAGCTCATCCACACAG AGGTGCGGAACTACATCTGTGATGAGTGTGGACAGACCTTCAAGCAGCGGAAGCACCTCCTGGTCCACCAGATGCGCCACTCGGGAGCCAAGCCTCTGCA GTGTGAGGTCTGCGGGTTCCAGTGCCGGCAGCGGGCATCCCTGAAGTACCACATGACCAAGCACAAGGCTGAGACAGAGCTGGACTTTGCCTGCGACCAGTGTGGCCGGCGGTTTGAGAAGGCACACAACCTCAACGTGCACATGTCCATGGTGCACCCGCTGACGCAGGCCCCGGAGGCCCCGCCCAGGCCCGCAGCAGGACAGGTGGTGAAGGCTGAGCCCACCTGA
- the ZNF276 gene encoding zinc finger protein 276 isoform X2, protein MKRDRLGRFLSPAASRQRGSSGRGSCGGGRARGRPARSGPDVAEAAAVVAARLGWGPARPCGDAGEDGADEAGTARALAMGHCRLCHGKFSSRSLRSISGRAPGESSERPPPGDRVFIRDFQRLLGVAVRQDPALSQFICKNCHAQFYQCHGLLTSFLQRVNVPPTGRRKPCAKVGVQPRMGPAEGACVVDLIASSPQGLRGLVGWVHRHAAGCGALPSLQRTLSSEYCGVIRAMWGCDQGHDYTMDADSSCGALLLDSALGVKWTWDKDSAPRLPQHRGFNPTGAAPQSSQGRAAAAGAETETLPSMDTSRLPSDGDPVGPGPGPPSQPSLPPGGAPGQLGEKQVPSPASDDRVKDEFSDLSEGDFLSEDENDKKQNTQSSDESFEPYPGKKVSGRKSESKEAKKSEEPKIRKKPGPKPGWKGKPREELPTIYKCPHQGCTAVYRGADGMKKHIKEHHEEVRERPCPHPGCNKVFMIDRYLQRHVKLIHTEVRNYICDECGQTFKQRKHLLVHQMRHSGAKPLQCEVCGFQCRQRASLKYHMTKHKAETELDFACDQCGRRFEKAHNLNVHMSMVHPLTQAPEAPPRPAAGQVVKAEPT, encoded by the exons ATGAAGCGGGACCGGCTCGGGCGCTTCCTGTCGCCCGCGGCGTCCCGGCAGCGCGGGAGTTCGGGCCGCGGTAGTTGTGGCGGAGGCCGGGCCCGGGGCCGCCCCGCCCGCAGCGGTCCCGACGTGGCCGAGGCGGCTGCTGTGGTGGCGGCGCGGCTGGGCTGGGGCCCGGCGCGGCCCTGCGGGGACGCGGGCGAGGACGGCGCAGACGAGGCAG GAACAGCCCGGGCCCTGGCCATGGGGCACTGTCGCCTTTGTCATGGGAAGTTCTCCTCCCGGAGTCTCCGCAGCATCTCCGGCAGGGCACCTGGGGAGAGCTCAGAAAGGCCACCCCCTGGGGACCGTGTTTTCATCCGGGATTTCCAGCGCCTCCTGGGTGTGGCTGTCCGCCAGGACCCAGCTCTGTCCCAGTTTATCTGCAAGAACTGCCATGCCCAGTTCTACCAGTGCCACGGCCTCCTCACATCTTTCCTGCAGCGAGTCAATGTTCCCCCGACAGGCCGCCGGAAGCCTTGTGCAAA GGTCGGTGTCCAGCCACGGATGGGGCCGGCGGAGGGAGCATGTGTGG TGGACCTGATTGCTTCGAGCCCCCAGGGCCTGCGTGGCTTGGTGGGGTGGGTGCACAGACACGCGGCCGGCTGCGGGGCCCTACCTAGCCTCCAGAGGACGCTGTCCTCCGAGTACTGTGGTGTCATCCGGGCCATGTGGGGCTGCGACCAGGGCCATGACTACACCATGGACGCCGACTCCAGCTGCGGGGCCCTCTTGCTGGACAGTGCTTTGGGTGTCAAGTGGACATGGGACAAGGATTCAGCCCCGCGACTCCCCCAGCATCGGGGGTTCAACCCCACCGGGGCTGCCCCTCAGAGCTCCCAAGGCAGAGCAGCTGCGGCTGGGGCTGAAACCGAGACACTCCCCAGCATGGACACAAGCCGGCTTCCTTCAGATGGTGACCCAGTGGGGCCGGGGCCGGGCCCCCCGTCTCAGCCAAGCCTCCCCCCAGGTGGGGCCCCAG GGCAATTGGGTGAGAAGCAGGTTCCATCTCCAGCCTCGGATGATCGGGTAAAAGACGAGTTCAGTGACCTTTCTGAGGG AGATTTCCTGAGTGAAGATGAAAATGACAAGAAGCAGAACACCCAGTCCTCGGATGAGTCCTTTGAGCCGTACCCAGGAAAGAA GGTGTCTGGTAGGAAGAGTGAAAGCAAAGAAGCCAAGAAGTCAGAAGAACCAAAAATCCGAAAGAAACCTGGGCCTAAGCCGGGCTGGAAGGGCAAGCCACG GGAGGAACTGCCCACCATCTACAAGTGTCCGCACCAGGGCTGCACGGCCGTGTACCGCGGGGCCGACGGCATGAAG AAGCATATCAAGGAGCACCACGAGGAGGTCCGGGAGAGGCCCTGCCCACACCCCGGCTGCAACAAGGTGTTCATGATCGACCGCTACCTGCAGCGCCACGTCAAGCTCATCCACACAG AGGTGCGGAACTACATCTGTGATGAGTGTGGACAGACCTTCAAGCAGCGGAAGCACCTCCTGGTCCACCAGATGCGCCACTCGGGAGCCAAGCCTCTGCA GTGTGAGGTCTGCGGGTTCCAGTGCCGGCAGCGGGCATCCCTGAAGTACCACATGACCAAGCACAAGGCTGAGACAGAGCTGGACTTTGCCTGCGACCAGTGTGGCCGGCGGTTTGAGAAGGCACACAACCTCAACGTGCACATGTCCATGGTGCACCCGCTGACGCAGGCCCCGGAGGCCCCGCCCAGGCCCGCAGCAGGACAGGTGGTGAAGGCTGAGCCCACCTGA